In one window of Vibrio pelagius DNA:
- a CDS encoding vWA domain-containing protein, translating to MSSLLNIEFVWWWLFLLLPLPLLVLRFAPAAKPTDTLTLPFLPSNTNGKAPSTRLPKVIASLIWLMLITASARPVWFGEPVEFQPKHRDLMLVVDLSYSMSQEDMALNGEYIDRLSAVKRVLSDFIDKRKGDRVGLVLFADHAYLQTPLTLDRSTLSQQLNQAVLRLIGTQTAIGDGIGLATKTFVDSDAPQRVMILLSDGSNTAGVLDPLEAADIAKKFDTTIYTVGVGAGEMVVKEFFMSRKVNTAEDLDERTLMDIAERTGGQYFRARDSQDLATIYDTINSLEPISGATKVWRPQQEWFHWPLTVAVALSLILLVIRRNNV from the coding sequence ATGAGTAGTCTATTGAATATTGAATTTGTGTGGTGGTGGTTGTTTTTACTACTGCCGTTACCACTGCTTGTACTTCGTTTTGCGCCTGCTGCTAAGCCGACAGACACGCTGACACTGCCCTTTTTACCTAGCAATACCAACGGTAAAGCGCCTAGCACTCGCCTACCTAAAGTTATAGCTTCGTTGATATGGCTGATGTTGATTACGGCCAGTGCCAGACCTGTCTGGTTCGGCGAGCCGGTTGAGTTTCAACCTAAGCACCGTGATTTGATGTTGGTGGTCGATCTCTCTTACTCAATGAGCCAAGAGGATATGGCGCTTAATGGCGAGTACATCGATCGCTTGTCAGCGGTAAAGCGCGTACTTAGTGACTTCATTGATAAACGTAAAGGAGATCGCGTCGGATTAGTTCTATTTGCCGATCATGCTTATCTCCAAACACCTCTGACACTCGACAGAAGCACACTCAGCCAGCAGCTTAATCAAGCAGTGTTAAGACTTATCGGCACTCAAACAGCGATTGGTGACGGCATCGGCCTTGCTACCAAAACTTTCGTCGACAGCGATGCGCCACAACGAGTGATGATCTTGCTCAGTGATGGCAGTAATACTGCTGGTGTTCTCGACCCGCTTGAAGCTGCGGATATTGCCAAGAAGTTCGATACCACCATTTACACCGTTGGCGTGGGCGCTGGCGAAATGGTGGTCAAAGAGTTCTTCATGTCACGTAAGGTGAATACTGCCGAAGACCTAGATGAAAGAACTCTGATGGACATAGCAGAGCGAACCGGAGGCCAATACTTCCGAGCGCGTGACAGCCAAGATTTGGCGACCATCTATGACACGATTAATAGTTTAGAGCCAATATCAGGCGCAACTAAGGTATGGCGCCCACAGCAAGAGTGGTTCCACTGGCCGCTTACAGTTGCTGTCGCTCTATCACTGATTTTGTTAGTCATTAGGAGAAACAATGTCTAA
- a CDS encoding DUF4381 domain-containing protein produces the protein MTPKLDLSPVITPEAPYWWPLAWGWWSLAIAIIALVVIGRMLYKKYKQERKVQNIALTKLTQNPELSPAEALTTVRQAAMSYFSREAIASLQGEQWYQFLDAQLKSPRFVDHSEVWQQTLYQSEQVAIDPSTRDMLVDDCIYWVRHALPPKRVQL, from the coding sequence ATGACGCCTAAATTAGACCTCAGCCCCGTTATTACACCCGAAGCGCCATATTGGTGGCCACTCGCTTGGGGTTGGTGGAGCCTTGCTATCGCAATTATCGCACTCGTTGTGATTGGTCGAATGCTTTACAAAAAATATAAGCAGGAGCGCAAGGTTCAAAACATCGCTCTAACCAAACTGACGCAGAATCCTGAGCTTTCACCCGCAGAGGCGCTCACAACAGTTCGTCAAGCGGCAATGAGCTACTTCTCAAGAGAAGCGATCGCCTCTTTGCAGGGAGAACAGTGGTATCAGTTTCTTGATGCGCAGTTAAAGTCACCTCGTTTTGTTGACCATAGCGAGGTGTGGCAACAAACTCTATATCAAAGCGAGCAGGTTGCAATCGATCCCTCAACGCGCGACATGCTAGTCGATGACTGCATCTATTGGGTTCGCCATGCACTGCCACCGAAGAGAGTTCAATTATGA